A stretch of the Vidua chalybeata isolate OUT-0048 chromosome Z, bVidCha1 merged haplotype, whole genome shotgun sequence genome encodes the following:
- the TESK1 gene encoding dual specificity testis-specific protein kinase 1: MALGVLGGTDMEWEKLPRRPGDGEGEAAGPWPGCGRLRPSSYRALRSAVSTLARIDDFYCEKIGAGFFSEVFKVRHRQSGQIMVLKMNKLTSNRGNMLREVQLMNRLSHPNILRFMGVCVHQGQLHALTEYINGGNLEQLLDSPVPLSWSMRVKLALDIAHGLHYLHSKGIFHRDLTSKNCLVRCEASGYTAVVGDFGLAEKIPTYSEGSEKEPLAVVGSPYWMAPEVLRGEIYNEKADVFAYGIILCETIARVPADPDYLPRTEDFGLDVTTFRTMVGIDCPAAFLQLAFHCCSMEPTSRPSFLEITQCLESILQHQLGAEGARATLFGTGESLPASGTAATLSGVARRSASHTEQSPLHELGTQHLQPDQRLSRSQSDMFPSKSPALLWPLEPYSGARSKETSPRVNPFSQREDLKGGKIKLFDTPSKSVISLTFDLPPPAPLQLSNPVTPEPAVEVQCDFSAPTTSPRKCHSLPSSPELPHRGGLELGMGSSHPTDDPQPHTLLPPPAWGGASTPSSKAEEWIDCGPDSSEPVQPTPLPLNSNFICTASSGTRAWQPDVRAPNRLLINNNHMMVSKPLAWGSGLEHGFSELSISCAAALERTEHSAMLPGHSSGAMLEQDEVLPCPGCCLSPFSFSFASICHRPAPSPPRYQNLNCEAKSLICHDRGQHQKAPGPVLAEPSLKLPEAQS; the protein is encoded by the exons ATGGCGCTGGGGGTGCTCGGCGGGACCGACATGGAGTGGGAGAAGCTGCCGCGGCGGCCCGGGGATGGCgagggggaggcggcggggccgtggCCGGGCTGCGGGCGGCTGCGGCCCTCCTCGTACCGGGCGCTGCGCAGCGCCGTCTCCACCCTGGCGCGCATCGACGACTTCTACTGCGAGAAGATTGGGGCCGGCTTCTTCTCCGAGGTCTTCAAG GTGCGGCACCGCCAGTCGGGGCAGATCATGGTGCTGAAGATGAACAAGCTGACCAGCAACCGGGGCAACATGCTGCGGGAGGTGCAGCTGATGAACCGCCTCTCACACCCCAACATCCTCAG GTTCATGGGGGTGTGTGTGCACCAGGGACAGCTGCATGCACTGACAGAG TACATCAACGGTGGgaacctggagcagctgctggacagcCCTGTGCCCCTCTCCTGGTCCATGCGTGTCAAGCTGGCCCTCGACATCGCCCATGGCCTACACTACCTGCACTCCAAGGGCATTTTCCACCGTGACCTCACCTCCAAG AACTGCCTGGTGCGCTGCGAGGCCAGTGGCTACACAGCTGTAGTGGGTGACTTCGGCTTGGCAGAAAAGATCCCCACCTACAG TGAGGGCAGCGAGAAGGAGCCGCTGGCCGTGGTGGGCTCCCCTTACTGGATGGCACCTGAGGTGCTGCGTGGGGAGATCTACAACGAGAAG GCTGATGTGTTTGCATATGGCATCATCCTGTGCGAGACCATTGCTCGTGTGCCAGCTGACCCTGACTACCTGCCCCGCACTGAG GATTTTGGTCTGGATGTCACCACTTTCCGCACCATGGTGGGAATTGACTGCCCAGCGGCCTTCCTCCAGCTGGCTtttcactgctgcagt ATGGAGCCCACCTCCCGCCCCTCATTCCTGGAAATCACGCAGTGCCTGGAGAGcatcctgcagcaccagctgggcGCCGAGGGTGCCAGGGCCACCCTGTTCGGCACTGGGGAGAGTCTGCCTGCATCTGGAACCGCAGCCACACTCAGTG GAGTGGCCAGGAGGTCAGCCAGCCACACCGAGCAGTCGCCCCTGCATGAGCTGGGGACgcagcacctgcagccagaCCAGCGCCTGTCCCGCAGCCAGTCTGACATGTTCCCTTCCAAGTCGCCCGCCCTGCTGTGGCCGCTGGAGCCTTATAGTGGGGCCAGGTCCAAGGAGACATCCCCCCGTGTCAACCCCTTCTCCCAGCGTGAGGACCTCAAGGGGGGGAAGATCAAGCTCTTTGATACACCGAGCAAGTCGGTCATCTCGCTCACCTTCGACctgccgccccccgccccgctgcAGCTCAGCAACCCTGTGACACCTGAGCCCGCCGTGGAGGTGCAGTGTGACTTCTCAGCACCCACCACCAGCCCCCGCAAGTGCCACTCTCTGCCctcctctcctgagctgcccCACCGGGGGGGCCTGGAGCTGGGTATGGGGTCCTCTCATCCCACTGAcgacccccagccccacaccctccttcctcccccagcgTGGGGAGGAGCCTCTACCCCCAGCTCCAAGGCGGAGGAGTGGATAGACTGTGGCCCAGACAGCTCTGAGCCGGTGCAGCCCACCCCACTGCCCCTCAACAGCAACTTCATCTGCACCGCATCCTCGGGCACACGGGCCTGGCAGCCAGACGTGCGGGCCCCCAACAGGCTCCTCATCAACAACAACCACATGATGGTCAGCAAACCTCTGGCCTGGGGCAGTGGGCTGGAGCACGGCTTCTCTGAGCTCAGCATCTCCTGTGCAGCAGCGCTGGAGCGGACGGAGCACTCAGCCAtgctgcctgggcacagctctggtgccatgctggagcaggacgaagtgctgccctgccctggctgctgcctgagTCCCTTCAGCTTCAGCTTTGCCTCCATCTGCCACCGGCCAGCGCCCAGCCCGCCCCGCTACCAGAACCTCAACTGCGAGGCCAAAAGCCTCATCTGCCACGATCGGGGCCAACACCAGAAAGCCCCGGGGCCCGTGctggctgagcccagcctgAAGCTGCCGGAGGCACAGTCCTAG
- the LOC128782261 gene encoding uncharacterized protein LOC128782261 translates to MAIPAVPSHGTPAVPSERQSPPNPREPAGRQRPRSELAAFAAGGYLVQDYVSQRLLPGLHMLDAAPGSSWRGAQCGGRAAGAAPGATGGAALPGADPGADTGPVPGGSLCSSRRSSLSASRCRPRRGILPVRPRERTAEPRRRPGPERSRAAPPRAGSMPRGRAWTQAEVSSLLSLVGGSGEAALLMASTSRPNEALWREISRGLAAAGYGRSVAQCRSKWKALKQAFHSERETRRRAGHHSPRLPPHYRAMKSIWKAAGRPVFGERRMPDVVKLPSRGRKSALATRSPSSPEPPEHDVGGDTPSTLLSPVLQCAKDKPESPGGEHIAGVPPTPPAMPHTGCCFSPLSLLGCHTDLKQEGAEGKASFPGETSLRMGRGNRVLPLTAAAIGSHRTAAMSEQPAAGSGMAGLLQNVQQLLVQILQTSRQQQALLESLASDTVSHLHLLSHSLVQVGETLHQLLLWPHPGPIGHYVPHVPLFEGGSGVPCSPGAPHTSPDHKEEPQLSPDARCIPP, encoded by the exons ATGGCCATCCCTGCCGTGCCCTCGCATGGCACCCCTGCCGTGCCCTCGGAGCGGCAGAGTCCCCCGAACCCCCGGGAGCCTGCGGGCAGACAACGACCCCGCTCCGAGCTGGCGGCTTTCGCTGCAGGAGGCTATCTCGTCCAGGACTACGTTTCCCAGCGGCTCCTCCCGGGGCTGCACATGCTCGATGCTGCTCCCGGCAGCTCCTGGCGCGGCGCCCAGTGCGGCGGAAGGGCTGCCGGTGCGGCTCCCGGTGCGACCGGcggcgcggcgctgcccggcgcgGATCCCGGGGCAGACACCGGGCCGGTTCCCGGCGGTTCCCTGTGCAGCTCCCGGCGCAGTTCCCTGAGCGCCTCCCGGTGCCGCCCCCGGCGGGGCATCCTCCCGGTGCGCCCTCGGGAGCGCACGGCCgagccccgccgccggcccgggCCCGAGCGATCCCGAGCAGCCCCGCCTCGGGCCGGCAGCATGCCCCGCGGGCGAGCCTGGACGCAGGCGGAGGTCAGCAGCCTCCTGTCGCTGGTGGGGGGCTCGGGGGAGGCCGCGCTGCTCATGGCCTCCACGTCACGACCCAACGAGGCGCTCTGGCGGGAGATCTCCCGGGGTCTGGCGGCGGCCGGCTACGGGCGCAGCGTGGCCCAATGCCGCTCCAAGTGGAAGGCACTCAAGCAGGCTTTCCACTCGGAGCGGGAGACGCGCCGGAGGGCAGGACACCACTCGCCCCGGCTGCCGCCGCACTACCGAGCCATGAAGAGCATCTGGAAGGCAGCCGGGCGGCCCGTGTTTGGCGAACGGAGGATGCCAG ACGTGGTGAAGCTGCCCTCCAGAGGGCGCAAGTCAGCCCTTGCCACACGCTCTCCATCCTCACCAGAGCCACCAG AGCACGACGTtggtggggacacccccagcaCACTGCTGTCACCCGTGCTGCAGTGTGCAAAGGACAAGCCAGAGAGCC ctggtggGGAACACATTGCTGGAGTGCCACCCACACCCCCTGCCATGCCAC ACACTGGTTGCTgcttctctcccctctctctcctgg GCTGTCACACTGACTTgaagcaggaaggagctgagggaaaGGCCA GTTTTCCTGGTGAAACATCCCTGAGGATGGGAAGAGGAAACCGAGTGCTGCCACTGACTGCTGCAGCCATAGGCTCCCACAGGACAGCAGCCATGAgtgagcagccagcagcag GGTCTGGCATGGCAGGCTTGCTCCAGAACGTGCAGCAACTGCTGGTGCAGATCCTGCAGACATCACGGCAGCAGCAGGCGCTACTGGAGAGCCTGGCCAGCGACACAGTCTCCCacctccacctcctctcccacagcctCGTGCAGGTGGGCGAGACCCTGCACCAACTCCTGCTCTGGCCTCATCCTGGCCCCATTGGCCACTATGTCCCCCACGTGCCCCTTTTTGAGGGTGGCTCCGGagtgccctgctcccctggTGCTCCCCACACTTCCCCGGACCACAAAGAGGAGCCTCAGCTGTCCCCTGATGCCAGGTGCATCCCACCCTGA
- the LOC128781889 gene encoding B-cell differentiation antigen CD72-like, translating into MAQLYADLRFAKVMGGRSMASQALEAAFSMNEAESPFENTQPALAGQDGDGAEPNSGCWSRRWCIPVGLLATCLLLVATVALGACYWQVTRSLQDSSRKHASEQDHLSQELRAREQSLEQTQLELAWAREELQRAWHEGNISQLELDRLNTELRRVMAVLGRTEREMQEVQGRLNNSESTVALLRSCTAIDCCPSGWLLYRGKCLFISSEKKTWEDSRDECEKTYSQLLVTKSWSRWTVPTFLKNADVPYWIGLQKGSFPWYDYGWLEEEDPDGEGASEAWFWVDGSLYERPWQSKSNGTCAIISRGSIKPAQCTGPSDLHLWICEKAAGPSLPFK; encoded by the exons ATGGCCCAGCTTTATGCTGACCTGAGGTTTGCCAAAGTGATGGGAGGCCGGAGCATGGCCAGCCAGGCGCTGGAGGCAG CTTTCAGCATGAATGAGGCAGAGAGCCCCTTTGAGAACACGCAGCCGGcactggcagggcaggatggggatggagcagagcccaactCAG GGTGCTGGTCCCGTCGATGGTGCATCCCTGTGGGTCTGCTGGCAACTtgcctgctgctggtggccacTGTGGCCCTGGGGGCTTGCT acTGGCAGGTCACCCGCAGTCTGCAGGACTCCTCCCGCAAGCATGCATCCGAGCAGGACCACCTGTCGCAGGAGCTGAGGGCAcgggagcagagcctggagcagacACAACTGGAGCTGGCATGGGCCAGAGAAGAGCTGCAGCGAGCGTGGCACGAGGGCAACATcagccagctggagctggacagACTGAACACGGAGCTGCGTCGCGTCATGGCAGTCCTGGGCAGGACAGAGAGGGAGATGCAGGAGGTGCAGGGGAGGCTCAACAACAGCGAGAGTACCGTGGCCCTCCTGCGCTCCTGCACAGCTATAG ATTGCTGCCCTTCGGGCTGGCTGCTGTACAGGGGCAAGTGCCTCTTCATCTCTTCAGAGAAGAAGACATGGGAAGACAGCAGAGATGAGTGTGAGAAGACATATTCTCAGCTCCTGGTCACCAAATCCTGGAGTCGTTGGACTGTGCCG aCCTTCCTGAAGAATGCAGATGTCCCATACTGGATTGGATTGCAGAAGGGCAGTTTTCCTTGGTACGACTATGGCTGGCTGGAGGAAGAGGACCCAGATGGTGAGGGGGCCTCAGAGGCCTGGTTCTGGGTGGATGGCTCCCTTTACGAAAG GCCATGGCAGTCAAAATCAAATGGAACCTGTGCCATAATAAGCCGTGGGAGCATCAAACCTGCCCAGTGCACTGGTCCCAGTGACCTGCACCTCTGGATCTGTGAGAAGGCAGCAGGGCCAAGCCTCCCTTTCAAGTGA
- the LOC128781888 gene encoding B-cell differentiation antigen CD72-like yields MAGRRCRGRTFPSVRTQHTSASAETSCSFPLKRSRARRANAAARGMAQSVVYADLKFAAGPSSTVPDDDDSPYENVPLGPVTAAPSPGRWTRRWRVPTALLATSLLLLLLLLVAVVALGACHWQVTRSLQDSSRKHMAEQGRLSQELRAREQSLEQTQLELAWAREELQRAWHEGNISQLELQSRNAELGHTQQELAMLQEEMQVVQGKLSNSERNVRSLLACVNTDCCPRGWVLFRSKCLFISVTKKTWEQSQEDCAGRFAQLMVQDDWTPLTVPYFVHASKAYYWIGGKPFYTARRSMRMDSKPLKRPTSNCWSVVNGEMWGMRCDNLYQWICEKSPELSSASETLPPFLTKD; encoded by the exons ATGGCAGGGCGCCGGTGCCGTGGCCGTACTTTCCCCTCCGTCAGAACTCAGCACACTTCTGCTTCTGCAGAAACCAGCTGCAGTTTTCCATTGAAGCGGAGCAGAGCCCGCAGGGCCAACGCGGCCGCCCGGGGCATGGCCCAGAGTGTGGTCTATGCCGACCTGAAGTTTGCCGCGGGGCCCTCATCCACCGTCCCCGACGACGATGACAGTCCGTACGAGAACGTGCCGCTGGGGCCGGTGACAGCAGcgcccagcccag GGCGCTGGACCCGGCGATGGCGCGTCCCCACAGCGCTGCTGGCAaccagcctgctcctgctgctgctgctgctggtggccgTCGTGGCCCTGGGGGCTTGCC acTGGCAGGTCACCCGCAGTCTGCAGGACTCCTCCCGCAAGCACATGGCCGAGCAGGGCCGCCTGTCACAAGAGCTGAGGGCAcgggagcagagcctggagcagacACAACTGGAGCTGGCATGGGCCAGAGAAGAGCTGCAGCGAGCGTGGCACGAGGGCAACATcagccagctggagctgcaaagCAGGAATGCTGAGCTGGGGCAtacccagcaggagctggctaTGTTGCAAGAGGAGATGCAGGTGGTGCAGGGGAAGCTCAGCAACAGCGAGAGGAATGTGAGGAGCCTGCTTGCCTGCGTGAACACAG ATTgctgccccaggggctgggtACTCTTCAGGAGCAAGTGTCTCTTCATCTCGGTGACAAAAAAgacctgggagcagagccaggaagACTGTGCAGGGAGATTTGCTCAGCTGATGGTCCAAGATGACTGGACACCACTGACAGTGCCG TATTTTGTGCATGCATCTAAGGCATACTACTGGATTGGAGGAAAACCTTTTTATACGGCAAGGAGATCTATGCGGATGGACAGCAAACCCTT GAAACGCCCTACTTCGAACTGCTGGTCAGTAGTTAATGGGGAAATGTGGGGTATGCGGTGTGACAATCTCTACCAGTGGATCTGCGAGAAAtccccagagctgagcagtgccTCTGAGACTCTACCTCCTTTTCTGACCAAGGACTGA
- the LOC128802389 gene encoding natural killer cells antigen CD94-like: MEEGVMYAELCFPPTPDNAPLNSLTCLPWCWAALSLGLLSLMLLLAQIILVSLSFHYLVQQQTSCIDSLWRTEESPSYGKQTLEGQCQFCLVGWLWDAGQCYYFSSAKKNWEQSREDCCSRGAQLVTIQANTTLAFLVHTANMDAFHVGLKQFGFRSAWKWLDSITLEGIFLVQRYTRSFQACGRVSSLGLPGGACTEALRWVCEQSAATMQWLQSLPPAFLWGNTTYSCVRP, from the exons ATGGAAGAGGGTGTCATGTatgctgagctgtgctttccCCCCACACCAGATAATGCCCCCCTCAACTCTCTCA CGTGCCTACCCTGGTGCTGGGCAGCCCTCAGCCTGGGTCTCCTCTCCCTGATGCTCCTACTGGCACAGATCATCCTTGTCAGCCTGAGTTTCCACT ATTTAGTGCAACAACAAACAAGCTGCATAGACAGTCTCTGGAGAACAGAGGAGAGTCCCAGCTATGGGAAACAGACACTGGAAG GGCAATGCCAGTTTTGCCTGGTTGGCTGGCTCTGGGATGCAGGGCAGTGCTACTACTTCTCCTCTGCCAAAAAGaactgggagcagagcagagaggactgctgctccagaggggcACAGCTGGTCACCATCCAAGCCAACACCACCCTG GCTTTCCTGGTGCACACAGCTAACATGGATGCCTTTCATGTGGGGCTGAAGCAGTTTGGCTTCAGGTCTGCGTGGAAGTGGCTGGATAGCATCACACTGGAAGG GATCTTCCTAGTCCAGCGCTACACCAGGTCTTTCCAGGCTTGTGGCAGGGTGTCAAGCTTGGGACTTCCAGGTGGTGCATGCACAGAAGCCCTCAGATGGGTCTGTGAGCAGAGTGCAGCCACCATGCAGTGGCTCCAGTCCTTGCCTCCTGCCTTTCTCTGGGGAAACACCACCTACAGCTGTGTGAGGCCCTGA